In one Nitrososphaera viennensis EN76 genomic region, the following are encoded:
- the nuoB gene encoding NADH-quinone oxidoreductase subunit NuoB, translated as MIGIKRANASKDIMGNGIETVKDPISDMHCLPGYRGRVSLVPNVPPYPESYMEAEEICASKAIKIWADGKGPAKITLDMGKCFLCGRCEEAAPALFKVDSAFAIPAKKKEELVESLGETATANESFEKIGNELKQKIGKVLGRSLAVREVDAGSCNGCEIEITALNNPIYDVERFGIHFVASPRHADVLLVTGPASRNMEVALKRTYEATPEPKVVVAVGACGCSGGIFGDTYATTGGIDKIVPVDVYIPGCPPRPEAVLYGLLLAVDRIPQKQAT; from the coding sequence ATGATAGGCATAAAGCGCGCAAACGCCAGCAAAGATATCATGGGCAACGGCATCGAGACCGTCAAGGATCCGATATCGGACATGCATTGCTTGCCGGGCTATCGCGGCAGGGTCTCGCTCGTCCCAAACGTGCCACCTTACCCGGAAAGTTACATGGAAGCAGAAGAGATCTGCGCGTCCAAGGCGATCAAGATATGGGCGGACGGAAAAGGTCCGGCGAAAATAACGCTAGACATGGGCAAGTGCTTCCTGTGCGGCAGGTGCGAGGAGGCGGCGCCGGCCCTGTTCAAGGTTGACAGCGCGTTTGCCATCCCTGCAAAGAAAAAGGAAGAGCTCGTGGAATCGCTTGGCGAAACAGCGACTGCGAATGAATCATTTGAAAAAATAGGCAACGAACTGAAGCAGAAGATAGGCAAGGTGCTGGGCCGGTCGCTTGCGGTGCGGGAAGTTGACGCCGGCTCGTGCAACGGCTGCGAGATAGAGATAACCGCCCTCAACAACCCCATCTACGACGTCGAGAGGTTTGGCATCCACTTTGTCGCGTCGCCACGCCACGCCGACGTGCTCCTCGTCACCGGCCCCGCGTCAAGGAACATGGAAGTGGCGCTGAAAAGGACGTACGAGGCGACACCTGAGCCAAAAGTCGTGGTCGCAGTCGGCGCGTGCGGGTGCAGCGGCGGGATATTCGGAGACACATACGCGACAACGGGCGGGATTGACAAAATAGTGCCGGTCGACGTGTACATACCCGGCTGCCCCCCAAGGCCGGAGGCGGTACTGTACGGGCTATTGCTGGCAGTCGACAGGATTCCGCAAAAGCAGGCAACATGA
- a CDS encoding pyridoxamine 5'-phosphate oxidase family protein: MKIIHATPGMGAPMDEQELRNFLSASKQNCRLGTVDDLGDPNVHPVWFFYEPRSDKIYVNTNIDSRKIANVRRRNTVYFCIDDEVMPVKGVKGKGKAKISENPKDNLSIVEKIMTKYLGSVDHPTAKFILETVKSGKSVLLEITPSYFSTWDFGKS; encoded by the coding sequence ATGAAAATAATCCATGCGACTCCTGGCATGGGGGCACCGATGGATGAGCAGGAACTGCGCAACTTCCTTTCCGCCAGCAAACAAAATTGCCGGCTAGGAACCGTAGATGATCTTGGAGACCCAAATGTGCATCCAGTCTGGTTTTTCTACGAACCTCGGAGCGATAAGATCTATGTTAATACCAACATCGATTCAAGGAAAATAGCTAATGTGAGAAGAAGAAACACAGTCTATTTCTGCATCGATGACGAAGTTATGCCTGTAAAAGGTGTAAAAGGAAAAGGGAAAGCAAAGATATCTGAAAATCCAAAGGATAACCTGTCAATAGTTGAAAAGATAATGACAAAATATCTTGGCAGTGTAGATCATCCGACTGCAAAATTCATCCTTGAAACTGTAAAAAGTGGCAAGTCTGTACTGTTGGAAATTACTCCAAGTTACTTTTCGACTTGGGACTTTGGAAAAAGTTGA
- the scpB gene encoding SMC-Scp complex subunit ScpB, with protein MRESLPEDEVAARIEAALYSAGRPLTVDELVRASGTNSKEKTLRVVNDLVKKTKTVFKAIEVVQLEDGSYVFQLKPAYTPLIRRFARHPLVPAAALKTLTYIAYEQPVTSKRLVQIRGSQVYQHVKELEQMQFVEHESLGRLKVYRTTKKFQEYFGITDLDSMKSKLVAETNKENPKQPTSPEKS; from the coding sequence ATGCGCGAGTCGCTTCCAGAAGACGAGGTTGCCGCAAGGATAGAGGCGGCTCTTTATTCGGCAGGCAGGCCCCTCACGGTCGACGAGCTGGTACGCGCGTCCGGGACAAACTCGAAGGAAAAGACCCTGCGCGTCGTAAACGACCTTGTCAAAAAGACCAAGACGGTGTTCAAGGCGATCGAGGTGGTCCAGCTTGAGGACGGCTCGTACGTCTTTCAGCTAAAGCCTGCCTATACCCCCCTGATACGCCGGTTTGCCCGGCACCCGCTCGTGCCTGCCGCCGCGCTAAAGACCCTCACCTACATCGCCTACGAGCAGCCGGTCACCTCAAAGCGCCTGGTGCAGATACGGGGGAGCCAGGTGTACCAGCACGTCAAGGAATTGGAGCAGATGCAGTTTGTCGAGCACGAGAGCCTGGGCCGGCTCAAGGTGTACCGGACGACTAAAAAGTTCCAGGAATATTTCGGCATAACCGACCTCGACTCGATGAAGAGCAAGCTGGTGGCCGAGACGAACAAGGAAAACCCCAAGCAGCCAACAAGCCCAGAAAAGTCTTAA
- a CDS encoding NADH-quinone oxidoreductase subunit K, giving the protein MMPPVDILTISSAGLLIATFGVVVRRGFADWLSAYRYQTIVLAAVTAVIAYFTGVWEIYVVAALTLVVKAVVIPRVLLRVTKKIKDEFKIETNPYVGLRMSILISALLVALSYALTQQMLQTPNLDRVAMTYLPVSVSLFFIGLFVMVSRRMALNQVVGLLIIENGLFLFTTALTHGVSLIIEIGIFADILVGVIISAILLFRISQTFDTLDIGSLEKLRDD; this is encoded by the coding sequence ATGATGCCGCCGGTTGACATATTGACAATCTCGTCGGCAGGCCTGCTGATAGCGACATTCGGCGTCGTCGTGAGGAGGGGCTTTGCAGACTGGCTGAGCGCCTATCGCTACCAGACCATAGTCCTCGCCGCTGTCACCGCGGTGATAGCGTACTTTACCGGCGTGTGGGAGATCTATGTCGTTGCGGCCCTCACGCTAGTGGTAAAGGCCGTGGTGATACCGCGCGTGCTGTTGCGGGTCACGAAAAAGATCAAAGACGAGTTCAAGATAGAGACCAACCCGTACGTCGGCCTGCGCATGTCAATCCTCATATCTGCGCTCCTCGTGGCGCTCTCGTACGCCCTGACGCAGCAGATGCTCCAGACGCCGAACCTCGACAGGGTGGCAATGACGTACCTGCCCGTGTCTGTTTCGCTGTTCTTCATAGGCCTGTTTGTCATGGTGAGCAGGAGGATGGCGCTGAACCAGGTGGTCGGTCTTCTGATAATCGAAAACGGGCTCTTCCTGTTTACGACCGCGCTCACACACGGCGTCTCGCTGATAATAGAGATAGGGATATTTGCAGACATCCTCGTCGGCGTCATAATCTCTGCGATACTGCTGTTCAGGATAAGCCAGACGTTTGACACGCTGGACATCGGCAGCCTGGAGAAGCTGAGGGACGACTAG
- the hyfB gene encoding hydrogenase 4 subunit B — protein sequence MLSFVAGALLPLAFRDGRKSAILSFAPPALGSVLIVALSASVAISGLPLDISPLFAAPVPALSIEFHVDGVAAFFMLIIGPVAFAASIYSIGYVGEYSEKRSKRALGFLFNLFVLSMFLVTASDSAFSFLVFWEAMSLASFFLVIYEHDNEGNIKAGMTYIVMTHLGTAFITGSFLAMYFHTGSLSFDSFRDPASPMPPYIKDVAFVLAFIGFGTKAGLVPMHVWLPQAHPSAPSNVSALMSAVMVKVAIYGLVRTTLDFAVPGSPDSAWWGMLMVVAGSVSALIGVLYAAIEKDIKRALAYSTIENIGIVVLGLGLSVTFASFGLQALAAVALLAAMYHSLNHAAFKSLLFMGAGSILFRTHTKDMEQLGGLAKKMPQTALLFLVGAIAISGLPPLNGFVSEWLTMQALLSSYQVPNTALQISISFASIAFALTAGIALATFVKMFGITFLSRPRSEAAAHAKEAPKTMIAGMGIAAALCVVFGVLPFVATGMMAASFELDPQQFSVSPFDALAVPYRAGEALSNLSMPAIAIMMGAVAAAIIGFAFAAGSRSTKRRLYGTWDCGFGALDARMQYTAGSLSQPIRTVFRALYRPRMSVTKDRHSASNPYAVKSARVESETRDVFEEGLYSHTVSATVAFFDKVRRIQTGKVNAYLLYVMIALALLLLLARLVP from the coding sequence GTGCTTTCGTTCGTAGCCGGCGCGCTCTTGCCGCTTGCCTTCCGGGATGGCAGGAAATCTGCTATCCTGTCTTTTGCCCCGCCAGCCCTTGGGTCGGTCCTGATAGTCGCGCTGTCTGCTTCTGTGGCCATTTCTGGCTTGCCGCTTGACATCTCCCCGCTGTTTGCCGCCCCCGTTCCTGCACTGAGCATCGAGTTTCACGTAGATGGCGTGGCGGCGTTTTTCATGCTAATCATTGGGCCGGTCGCTTTCGCAGCCTCGATATACTCCATCGGCTATGTAGGCGAATATTCTGAAAAGCGCAGCAAGAGGGCGCTTGGCTTTCTGTTCAACCTCTTTGTCCTTTCCATGTTCCTGGTCACCGCGTCGGACAGCGCGTTTTCGTTCCTGGTCTTTTGGGAGGCGATGTCGCTTGCGTCGTTCTTCCTTGTCATCTACGAGCACGACAATGAAGGCAACATCAAGGCCGGCATGACCTACATCGTGATGACTCACCTTGGCACGGCGTTTATCACCGGCTCGTTCCTTGCGATGTACTTCCATACTGGCAGCCTGTCATTCGACTCTTTCAGGGACCCTGCGTCGCCCATGCCCCCGTACATAAAGGACGTCGCTTTCGTACTTGCGTTTATCGGCTTTGGCACAAAGGCCGGCCTCGTGCCCATGCACGTCTGGCTCCCACAGGCGCACCCGTCGGCCCCAAGCAACGTGTCCGCGCTAATGTCCGCAGTCATGGTAAAGGTCGCGATCTATGGCCTCGTGCGCACCACGCTTGACTTTGCGGTGCCCGGCTCACCAGACTCGGCGTGGTGGGGCATGCTAATGGTCGTCGCCGGTTCCGTGTCCGCGCTCATTGGCGTGCTCTATGCCGCCATTGAAAAAGACATCAAGCGCGCCCTTGCCTACAGCACCATAGAAAACATCGGCATAGTCGTGCTCGGCCTCGGGCTTTCTGTCACCTTTGCGTCGTTTGGCCTGCAGGCCCTTGCGGCGGTGGCGCTCTTGGCAGCAATGTACCACTCGCTCAACCATGCCGCCTTCAAGAGCCTGCTTTTCATGGGCGCCGGCTCTATACTCTTTCGCACGCACACAAAGGACATGGAGCAGCTGGGCGGGCTGGCAAAAAAGATGCCTCAGACGGCGCTCCTCTTCCTTGTCGGCGCAATAGCCATCTCGGGCCTGCCTCCCCTCAACGGCTTTGTGAGCGAGTGGCTCACTATGCAGGCCCTGCTTTCTTCGTACCAGGTGCCAAACACCGCCCTGCAAATATCCATCAGCTTTGCGAGCATCGCGTTTGCGCTCACGGCAGGGATAGCGCTTGCCACTTTTGTCAAGATGTTTGGCATCACTTTCCTGTCCCGCCCTCGCTCGGAAGCAGCCGCGCATGCAAAGGAAGCGCCCAAGACCATGATAGCCGGCATGGGAATAGCCGCGGCGCTGTGCGTGGTCTTTGGCGTCCTGCCCTTTGTAGCGACCGGGATGATGGCCGCTTCGTTTGAGCTGGACCCGCAGCAGTTCAGCGTGTCGCCGTTTGACGCGCTTGCCGTGCCGTACCGCGCCGGCGAGGCGTTGAGCAATTTGTCCATGCCTGCTATAGCAATAATGATGGGCGCTGTGGCGGCGGCAATCATTGGCTTTGCATTTGCCGCAGGCTCGCGCAGTACCAAGAGGCGGCTGTACGGCACGTGGGACTGCGGCTTTGGCGCGCTGGACGCGCGGATGCAGTATACGGCCGGCTCGCTTTCGCAGCCCATCCGCACCGTCTTTCGGGCGCTCTACAGGCCGCGCATGAGCGTCACAAAGGACCGGCACTCTGCGTCAAACCCGTACGCCGTCAAATCGGCGCGCGTAGAGTCTGAAACTCGGGACGTCTTTGAAGAAGGGCTGTACTCGCACACGGTCAGCGCGACCGTGGCGTTTTTCGACAAGGTGCGTCGTATACAGACGGGCAAGGTCAACGCGTACCTGCTATACGTGATGATAGCTCTTGCACTCCTTTTGCTGCTGGCAAGGCTGGTGCCCTGA
- a CDS encoding respiratory chain complex I subunit 1 family protein, protein MDASSVAVGAAQAAAIVALAPLLTGVMRKVKARTQKRVGASVLQPYYDLSKLMKKDEVVSDQSSWVFRCAPWVMMAATVTAALFVPAFVPFSPFGAVGDVLVVLGLFGLARFFTMLAGLDVASAFSGLGTSREMMISSLAEPALFLSIFVVSLTLGGTNLSSLVGAAARSAGFATAPSMLFALIAFFIVTLAETGRLPFDNPATHLELTMVHEAMVLEYSGKSLAMVQWSQSIKQMILLALLVNLFIPAGMPASLDAGSAVAAGAGAFLAKVVLLAMLVAYVETRVAKWRLFRVPDLLVMAIASSMVGVIFYYL, encoded by the coding sequence ATGGACGCCTCTTCGGTGGCTGTCGGCGCGGCGCAGGCAGCCGCCATCGTGGCGCTTGCCCCGCTCTTGACGGGCGTCATGAGGAAGGTGAAGGCAAGGACGCAAAAGAGGGTGGGTGCAAGCGTGCTCCAGCCGTACTACGACCTGTCCAAGCTGATGAAAAAAGACGAGGTGGTCTCAGACCAGAGCTCGTGGGTGTTCCGCTGCGCGCCGTGGGTGATGATGGCCGCGACGGTAACCGCGGCGCTGTTCGTGCCTGCGTTTGTGCCCTTCAGCCCATTTGGGGCAGTCGGCGACGTGCTGGTAGTGCTCGGGCTGTTTGGCCTTGCAAGGTTCTTCACGATGCTTGCGGGGCTTGACGTCGCAAGCGCGTTCAGCGGCCTTGGCACGAGCCGGGAGATGATGATATCATCGCTTGCCGAGCCGGCGCTGTTCCTGTCGATATTCGTGGTGTCGCTCACGCTGGGAGGAACGAACCTGTCAAGCCTTGTCGGAGCGGCGGCGCGGTCGGCCGGCTTTGCCACGGCGCCAAGCATGCTCTTTGCCCTGATAGCATTTTTCATAGTCACGCTTGCAGAGACCGGCAGGCTCCCGTTTGACAACCCTGCGACGCACCTAGAGCTTACGATGGTCCACGAGGCGATGGTGCTGGAATATTCCGGCAAGAGCCTTGCGATGGTCCAGTGGTCGCAGTCGATAAAGCAGATGATACTTCTGGCGCTCTTGGTGAACCTGTTCATCCCTGCGGGCATGCCCGCAAGCCTGGATGCCGGCTCGGCAGTCGCGGCGGGCGCAGGCGCGTTCCTGGCAAAGGTCGTCCTCCTTGCAATGCTGGTAGCGTACGTGGAGACGAGGGTGGCCAAGTGGCGCCTGTTCCGCGTGCCGGACTTGCTCGTGATGGCAATAGCGAGCTCTATGGTGGGAGTGATCTTTTACTACCTATGA
- a CDS encoding class I SAM-dependent methyltransferase — protein MVADKTKLNKFIEKSATEWGAALGVLLTFAGDRLGLFKAMAGAGPLTPEELARKTGTHPRIMREWLAAQAAGGIVTYNANSGTYVLPEEHAVALIDENSPAYIAGGYQLITGLFKDEEKIIEAFKTGKGLGWGDHHHYLFQSTERFFKPNYIANLTSSWIPALDAVEAKLKNGGAKVADVGCGHGASTILMAKAYPSSQIVGFDFHRPSIEWARQEAEKEGLKNITFEVAGSTDYPGDDYDLVTFFDCFHDMGNPAGAAKHVLQTLKKNGSWMIVEPFANDKVEDNLNPLGRLSYSVSTVVCVPSSLSENGPALGAQAGEARTRDIVMEAGFSKFRRATQTPFNLVFEAKP, from the coding sequence ATGGTAGCTGATAAGACCAAGCTGAACAAGTTCATCGAAAAGTCTGCGACTGAATGGGGCGCGGCTCTGGGCGTCTTGCTCACCTTTGCGGGTGATAGGCTCGGCTTATTCAAAGCCATGGCCGGTGCAGGACCGTTGACGCCAGAAGAGCTGGCAAGGAAGACCGGTACTCATCCAAGAATAATGAGAGAATGGCTTGCCGCTCAGGCTGCCGGCGGGATTGTTACATACAACGCTAATTCCGGGACGTACGTGCTACCGGAAGAACATGCCGTCGCCCTGATAGACGAGAATAGTCCGGCGTACATTGCAGGCGGCTATCAGCTAATAACAGGACTCTTCAAAGATGAAGAAAAGATTATCGAGGCATTCAAAACCGGTAAAGGACTTGGATGGGGAGACCATCACCATTACCTGTTTCAAAGCACAGAGAGGTTCTTCAAACCAAACTATATTGCAAATCTTACTTCAAGCTGGATCCCAGCGTTAGACGCTGTTGAAGCAAAGCTCAAGAATGGTGGTGCAAAGGTTGCCGACGTAGGATGCGGTCACGGTGCCTCAACCATACTGATGGCTAAAGCTTACCCTAGCTCACAAATCGTAGGCTTTGACTTCCATAGGCCATCGATTGAATGGGCCAGACAGGAAGCAGAAAAGGAGGGCTTGAAAAATATTACATTTGAAGTTGCAGGCTCTACAGACTATCCCGGTGACGATTATGACTTGGTGACGTTCTTTGATTGCTTCCACGATATGGGTAACCCTGCCGGAGCTGCCAAGCACGTGCTGCAAACCCTGAAGAAAAATGGTTCTTGGATGATAGTAGAGCCCTTTGCCAACGACAAGGTAGAGGATAACCTGAATCCGCTGGGAAGGCTGTCCTATTCTGTTTCGACAGTAGTCTGCGTTCCATCTTCGTTAAGCGAGAATGGGCCCGCATTAGGCGCTCAAGCAGGCGAGGCTAGGACCAGAGATATAGTAATGGAAGCAGGATTCTCAAAGTTCCGCAGAGCTACGCAGACACCATTCAATCTCGTATTCGAGGCAAAGCCGTGA
- a CDS encoding hydrogenase 4 subunit F, which yields MAAAESSALIISMLLTPVAGALAPTLFRKKKVAEMATVASAALVLVQAAALVAGVISEKKITTFDELFYLDAFGALVLLPVAGVGCMSAIYSVDYMGKQYERGLVDDRRIIRYYQGFNVFLLTMLFVPLSNNMGAMWVAIEATTLVSVLLIMLYTKESAIEAAWKYLIIATVGLSFALFGTVFFYYTNANATSAEPDSAMNWTDMVANSKLLDPNIVKIAFIFVLIGFGTKAGLAPMHTWLPDAHSEAPTPVSALLSGVLLNCSIYGILRFHIISSGTLGPEFPSQLMIILGVVSVGIAAASMYFQKDMKRMLAYSSVEHMGIVALAMGFGGFAGIYGALLHIINHAVAKPLMFFASGTISHRYETKAMSEIRGIIRVMPVTGALFLIGGLAIVGMPPFNVFASEFLILSAGFGAGQFLAAALVIAFLVVIFAGFMKHTVRMVFGAPKEPGKRMPEDAAMHGTGKLAVVPMLVLAALVVMLGFYIPEPLQALANDVMAVFQTTGGAAG from the coding sequence ATGGCGGCAGCAGAGTCTAGTGCACTGATAATTTCTATGCTCCTGACGCCCGTAGCCGGCGCGCTTGCGCCCACGCTCTTTCGCAAGAAGAAGGTGGCAGAGATGGCCACCGTGGCCTCTGCGGCCCTGGTGCTCGTGCAGGCAGCTGCGCTGGTGGCAGGCGTCATCTCTGAAAAAAAGATAACTACCTTTGACGAGCTTTTCTACCTTGACGCCTTTGGGGCGCTGGTGCTGCTCCCCGTAGCCGGCGTCGGCTGCATGTCTGCCATTTACTCTGTGGACTATATGGGCAAGCAGTACGAGCGGGGCCTGGTAGACGACAGGCGCATCATCCGGTATTACCAGGGCTTCAACGTCTTTTTGCTGACGATGCTGTTCGTCCCGCTGTCAAACAATATGGGCGCCATGTGGGTGGCAATAGAGGCCACGACCCTCGTCTCGGTGCTCCTGATAATGCTCTACACGAAGGAGAGCGCCATCGAGGCGGCGTGGAAGTACCTGATAATCGCGACCGTCGGCCTGTCGTTTGCGCTCTTTGGCACCGTGTTCTTTTACTACACCAACGCAAACGCGACTTCTGCCGAGCCGGACTCCGCCATGAACTGGACGGACATGGTCGCCAACTCCAAGTTGCTTGACCCGAACATCGTCAAGATTGCGTTCATCTTTGTCCTGATAGGATTTGGCACAAAGGCCGGCCTTGCGCCGATGCATACCTGGCTGCCGGACGCGCACAGCGAGGCCCCCACGCCGGTGAGCGCGCTCCTCTCCGGCGTGCTACTGAACTGCTCGATATACGGCATACTGCGGTTCCACATAATATCGTCAGGAACTCTGGGGCCCGAGTTCCCAAGCCAGCTCATGATAATCCTCGGCGTCGTGTCAGTCGGCATCGCGGCCGCGTCGATGTACTTCCAGAAGGACATGAAGCGCATGCTGGCATATTCCAGCGTCGAGCACATGGGCATCGTCGCGCTTGCCATGGGCTTTGGCGGGTTTGCCGGCATATATGGCGCGCTCTTGCACATCATAAACCACGCAGTCGCCAAGCCGCTCATGTTCTTTGCCAGCGGCACGATAAGCCACAGGTACGAGACAAAGGCCATGTCCGAGATCCGGGGCATCATAAGGGTCATGCCCGTGACGGGCGCCCTGTTCCTGATAGGCGGCCTTGCCATAGTGGGCATGCCGCCGTTCAACGTCTTTGCAAGCGAGTTTCTCATACTGAGCGCAGGCTTTGGGGCGGGGCAGTTCCTCGCTGCCGCGCTTGTCATCGCGTTTTTAGTGGTGATATTTGCCGGCTTTATGAAGCACACAGTAAGGATGGTCTTTGGCGCCCCGAAAGAGCCGGGCAAAAGGATGCCTGAAGACGCCGCCATGCACGGCACGGGCAAGCTCGCCGTCGTGCCGATGCTCGTCCTGGCCGCGCTCGTGGTGATGCTTGGATTCTACATACCCGAGCCTCTGCAGGCGCTTGCCAACGACGTCATGGCAGTCTTCCAGACGACAGGAGGTGCCGCAGGCTAG
- a CDS encoding hydrogenase large subunit produces MMSAGVEHSSAAKCKTEILRRMGGKARSVYVLNGNEVHVVLAGKQDIPDACYCINDDLKARLATVVCSDERQAGRGFVLRYVFAKENGEDVFIVATAGIKDDAEPGTPPSFPSISSRIPPAALYEREIKDMFGLVPEGNPDTRPLVLHEQWPAGVHPLRKDFAAGTKAGRTNGSQYRFAKVEGEGICEIPVGPVHAGIIEPGHFRFSVLGENIVNLETRLFYTHKGTEKLAEGMTLDQVLLLSERIAGDEAVANSTAYCQALEKIARAKVPKKALATRTACAELERIYNHLGTLAGMSTDVGFAYGAARLNILKERMMQLNGQVTGSRLLFGVNRVGGVGVDLEDKAQVIVKTTNHVLEDFQRVISMLRNKSSVMDRLRNTGIISRQVATDLGLVGVAARCAGIDIDTRRDHPYAAYDSVRLDAHHDTPQRMMEYEVEMQKRKGDALSRFEVRVEEVLNSASMINQVMNELHDGELVAAEVRERLEPYSHALGCAESHRGQTVHWVMVGSDRDSLFRYKVRTASFLNWPAIEQAVLSDIVPNFPLVNKSLDLSYSGNDL; encoded by the coding sequence ATGATGTCGGCAGGAGTAGAGCATTCCAGCGCTGCAAAATGCAAGACGGAAATCCTGCGCAGGATGGGCGGAAAGGCAAGGTCTGTTTACGTGCTCAACGGCAACGAGGTCCATGTCGTTCTCGCAGGCAAGCAGGACATCCCGGACGCGTGCTACTGCATAAACGACGACTTGAAAGCGAGGCTTGCGACGGTGGTGTGCAGCGACGAGCGGCAGGCCGGCCGGGGCTTTGTGCTCAGGTACGTCTTTGCAAAGGAAAACGGCGAGGACGTGTTTATCGTGGCGACCGCGGGGATAAAGGACGACGCGGAGCCCGGAACGCCCCCGTCCTTTCCAAGCATCTCTTCACGCATCCCGCCGGCGGCGCTGTATGAAAGGGAGATAAAAGACATGTTTGGACTTGTGCCTGAAGGAAACCCGGACACCCGGCCGCTTGTGCTGCACGAGCAGTGGCCAGCGGGCGTACATCCGCTCCGGAAGGACTTTGCCGCTGGAACAAAGGCCGGCAGGACAAATGGCTCGCAGTATCGGTTTGCAAAGGTGGAGGGCGAAGGGATATGCGAAATACCTGTTGGCCCTGTGCACGCCGGCATAATAGAGCCGGGGCATTTCCGGTTCAGCGTCCTTGGCGAGAATATCGTTAACCTCGAGACGCGCCTTTTCTACACGCACAAGGGCACGGAAAAGCTCGCCGAGGGCATGACTCTTGACCAGGTCCTGCTCCTGAGCGAGCGGATAGCCGGTGACGAGGCAGTTGCAAACTCGACGGCGTACTGCCAGGCGCTGGAGAAGATAGCAAGGGCCAAGGTGCCCAAAAAGGCGCTTGCGACAAGGACTGCCTGCGCGGAACTTGAGAGGATTTACAACCACCTTGGCACGCTTGCAGGCATGTCGACCGACGTCGGGTTTGCCTACGGCGCGGCGCGCCTTAACATACTCAAGGAGAGGATGATGCAGCTGAACGGGCAGGTGACCGGGAGCCGGCTGCTGTTCGGAGTCAACAGAGTGGGCGGGGTCGGCGTCGACCTGGAGGACAAGGCGCAGGTGATCGTAAAAACCACAAACCACGTGCTTGAAGATTTCCAGCGCGTGATATCGATGCTGCGTAACAAGTCGTCCGTGATGGACAGGCTGCGGAACACCGGGATAATATCAAGGCAGGTCGCGACAGACCTCGGGCTCGTCGGGGTAGCCGCAAGGTGCGCCGGCATCGACATTGACACCCGGCGCGACCACCCGTACGCGGCGTACGATTCTGTCCGGCTCGACGCGCACCACGACACGCCGCAGCGCATGATGGAGTACGAGGTGGAGATGCAAAAGAGGAAGGGCGACGCGCTGTCGCGCTTTGAGGTGAGGGTGGAAGAGGTGCTCAATTCTGCGAGCATGATAAACCAGGTCATGAATGAACTGCACGACGGCGAGCTTGTCGCTGCAGAAGTGCGGGAGCGGCTAGAGCCTTACAGCCACGCCTTGGGCTGCGCGGAATCGCACAGGGGCCAGACGGTGCACTGGGTGATGGTGGGAAGCGACCGCGACTCTCTTTTCCGCTACAAGGTAAGGACGGCGTCGTTTCTCAACTGGCCGGCGATAGAGCAGGCGGTGCTGAGCGACATCGTGCCGAACTTTCCGCTGGTGAACAAGAGCCTGGATCTTTCGTACTCGGGGAATGACCTATGA
- a CDS encoding thermonuclease family protein, whose amino-acid sequence MYRVSDGDTPVVEQPVRMVSCDTPEKAGYAGKPETSQPKLEKCRQRLVGEYYNGHLAAGLRDYLASRITPDAAQRHIGAGYDASREFERMLEERLALPDGKRRKTAVIPTGEIIDRYGRMLAYISPWFAGEKEGDPLPPKDDPRRKTFNLEMVETGWAASFPIYPSLPGNDDMNRLIAGAEDAWNGKKGMWAQYGKDLLLAYEYRMCIKLANAASPEEGVKEAFQRHCVDLAALKIVGKYDFYKVPPPYRLWVWEGDLEKARADLGLTA is encoded by the coding sequence TTGTACAGAGTCTCGGACGGGGACACGCCCGTCGTCGAGCAGCCCGTCAGGATGGTCTCCTGCGATACGCCGGAAAAAGCGGGATATGCGGGCAAGCCCGAAACAAGCCAGCCAAAGCTGGAAAAATGCAGGCAGCGGCTAGTGGGAGAATATTACAACGGGCATCTTGCCGCAGGATTGCGCGACTATCTTGCGTCAAGGATAACGCCTGATGCCGCGCAAAGGCACATAGGCGCAGGATACGATGCATCAAGAGAGTTTGAGCGCATGCTGGAAGAGCGCCTTGCCCTGCCTGACGGGAAAAGGCGCAAGACCGCAGTCATCCCCACCGGGGAAATAATAGACAGGTACGGCAGGATGCTTGCGTACATTTCTCCGTGGTTTGCCGGCGAAAAAGAAGGGGACCCCCTGCCGCCAAAAGACGATCCCCGGAGAAAGACGTTCAACCTGGAGATGGTTGAAACTGGGTGGGCCGCGTCTTTTCCGATATATCCTTCGTTGCCGGGCAACGACGACATGAACAGGCTCATAGCCGGCGCCGAGGACGCGTGGAACGGCAAAAAAGGCATGTGGGCGCAATATGGCAAGGACCTGCTTCTGGCATACGAATACAGGATGTGCATAAAACTGGCAAATGCGGCAAGTCCGGAGGAAGGCGTCAAAGAAGCGTTCCAGAGGCATTGCGTTGACCTTGCCGCCCTGAAGATTGTCGGCAAGTACGATTTCTACAAAGTCCCGCCCCCTTACAGGTTGTGGGTATGGGAAGGCGACCTGGAAAAAGCCAGGGCAGACCTCGGGCTGACCGCATGA